The proteins below come from a single Desulfitobacterium metallireducens DSM 15288 genomic window:
- a CDS encoding (Fe-S)-binding protein, whose protein sequence is MGCRTCLESCRVLTEINEDPASIALRGINVSEAFSCALCGKCEAVCPLGLSPYHMFEQRRIEAVKNKEMDVNEYRYLFPDRDVTVMSIFRDYYGINYNDLNSSVPSDTAFFPGCTIMTYSPGLTRKVHEILGQKYKDPILFTECCGLPMYQIGLPERGDKIKEGILAKASSLGVKRFIVACPNCYYQFKKEKTFKGFEIITVYEALKDYFVPTQLKGVYTVHDSCPDRFEGIYAAQVREALDKAGCVRVEMKHRGKESICCGSSGQLGHFRPEWSKGHELQALEEAEEAGANMILAYCHACVLNFANVSPKIKILHALNVLLGFIEDYGEVKQKASDMFTGPDALDLWGKLFEDPE, encoded by the coding sequence ATGGGCTGTAGAACTTGCCTGGAAAGCTGCCGTGTACTGACAGAGATTAATGAAGATCCAGCTTCAATCGCGTTGAGAGGAATTAACGTCAGTGAGGCTTTTTCCTGTGCTCTCTGCGGGAAATGTGAAGCGGTTTGTCCTTTAGGCCTAAGTCCATACCATATGTTTGAACAAAGAAGAATAGAGGCTGTAAAGAATAAGGAAATGGACGTAAACGAATACCGCTATCTTTTTCCGGACCGTGATGTGACCGTTATGAGTATTTTCAGAGACTATTACGGTATCAATTATAACGACTTAAACTCATCCGTACCCTCTGATACAGCTTTCTTCCCAGGATGTACAATTATGACCTATTCACCGGGACTGACGAGAAAGGTTCATGAAATACTCGGGCAAAAGTATAAAGATCCCATTTTATTTACCGAATGCTGTGGTTTGCCAATGTATCAGATCGGACTTCCTGAACGGGGAGATAAAATAAAGGAAGGAATACTTGCTAAGGCAAGCAGCTTAGGCGTCAAACGCTTCATTGTTGCCTGCCCTAATTGTTACTATCAATTTAAAAAAGAGAAAACCTTTAAAGGTTTTGAGATTATTACCGTTTATGAGGCATTAAAAGATTACTTTGTTCCTACCCAATTAAAGGGAGTATATACCGTGCATGATTCTTGCCCAGACCGTTTTGAAGGCATTTATGCTGCTCAAGTTCGGGAGGCCCTTGATAAAGCGGGTTGCGTCAGAGTAGAGATGAAACATCGCGGGAAGGAATCCATCTGCTGTGGAAGCAGCGGTCAATTAGGTCATTTTCGACCGGAATGGTCAAAGGGACATGAACTTCAAGCTTTGGAAGAAGCGGAAGAGGCCGGAGCCAATATGATCCTTGCCTATTGTCATGCCTGTGTGCTTAATTTCGCAAACGTGTCCCCGAAGATAAAGATTTTGCATGCCCTGAACGTTTTACTTGGATTTATCGAAGATTATGGTGAAGTTAAACAAAAGGCCAGTGATATGTTTACGGGACCTGATGCCCTGGATCTCTGGGGAAAATTATTTGAAGACCCGGAGTAA
- a CDS encoding molybdopterin-containing oxidoreductase family protein: protein MSTKIDLEQEGIEVKKACCYFCHQNCGCLVYVKDGKVVHFEGDPEYPTNTGGLCCRGNVNMIHLDHEARVNYPLKRKGARGAGEWERITWEQAIDEIGTRLETLRNQFGAEAVATAGGTARTDDWARRRFMNLFGSPNGFHNSHLCWIPTFMVETAIYGWSPFEIDLGLSRCLVLWGQNPGASTLPEMSGISALKAKGLKIIVIDPRFTETAAKADLWLPLRPGSDLALALAWINVIIYEGLADYEFIEENCVGFNELMEHIGDFTPEWAEPLTGLSADLIRESAQMYATNKPGNIQWGVSIDQIGKPAGAAMQARAILRAITGNLDCPGADLLTGPSQEFVTDEEMELNEYLSEEQRAKQLGSDKFKLVTWPGYGRIAEITKKYWGKAPTAEWMCEAHPPTVYNAILTGKPYPVKALLVSATNPVNSYGESKKTLAALKAVDFLVTCDYWLTPTAMLSDYVLPIAGSFERPTITSTYGCSDFLMCSQRAIQPMYERRTDFEFWRDLGIKLGQKEHWPWETLEDAYLYRIKGLGYGVESYDEFVENYRFHFPEREYFKYKSRGGFATPSGKVELYSSVLEELGYPPLPQYIGPTENEIDNPELAKEYPLVLTTGAGVMPFHHSEHFQVKELRFLRHEPHMQINPDSAAEYGIQEGDWVWIETKRGRIKQKANLTEGIRPGTVFTERGWWYPERDMCDPELGGCLESNTNVLTSTADEDCDPMSGSWANRGLLCKVYKVDGADRTEAR from the coding sequence ATGAGTACTAAGATTGATTTAGAACAAGAGGGAATCGAAGTCAAAAAAGCATGTTGTTACTTTTGCCACCAGAACTGTGGCTGCTTAGTTTATGTTAAAGATGGCAAAGTGGTGCACTTCGAGGGCGATCCGGAATACCCAACGAATACCGGCGGATTGTGCTGCCGCGGTAATGTCAACATGATCCATCTGGATCATGAGGCAAGGGTTAATTATCCGTTGAAGCGCAAAGGAGCACGAGGCGCAGGGGAATGGGAACGTATCACCTGGGAGCAAGCTATTGACGAAATTGGCACCAGACTTGAGACCCTCCGTAATCAGTTTGGGGCTGAAGCGGTTGCTACAGCTGGAGGTACGGCACGTACGGATGATTGGGCACGTCGCCGTTTCATGAATCTTTTTGGGAGTCCTAATGGTTTTCATAATTCTCATTTGTGCTGGATTCCTACGTTTATGGTAGAGACAGCGATTTATGGTTGGAGCCCATTTGAAATTGATTTGGGACTTAGTCGTTGTTTAGTGTTATGGGGACAAAATCCTGGGGCTTCCACCTTGCCCGAAATGAGCGGTATTAGTGCGCTAAAAGCCAAAGGACTCAAGATCATCGTCATTGATCCACGTTTTACAGAAACTGCCGCTAAGGCGGATTTATGGCTACCTTTACGCCCGGGGTCTGACCTTGCTTTAGCTCTTGCCTGGATTAATGTCATTATTTATGAAGGGTTAGCGGACTATGAGTTTATCGAGGAAAATTGTGTCGGTTTTAATGAACTCATGGAACATATAGGAGATTTTACACCAGAATGGGCTGAACCCCTCACGGGTTTGAGTGCGGATTTAATCCGTGAGAGTGCTCAGATGTATGCCACGAATAAACCTGGCAACATCCAATGGGGAGTTTCTATTGACCAAATCGGCAAACCCGCTGGAGCCGCCATGCAAGCAAGAGCAATCCTTAGAGCTATCACCGGTAATCTCGATTGCCCTGGGGCAGATCTCTTGACGGGACCCAGCCAAGAATTTGTTACCGATGAAGAAATGGAACTTAACGAGTACCTTTCTGAAGAACAAAGAGCAAAACAACTCGGTTCGGATAAGTTCAAATTAGTGACTTGGCCGGGCTATGGCCGTATTGCTGAAATAACGAAGAAATATTGGGGCAAGGCTCCTACGGCAGAATGGATGTGCGAGGCTCATCCACCCACAGTATATAATGCAATACTAACGGGAAAACCGTACCCTGTTAAGGCTTTGCTGGTTTCCGCCACAAATCCGGTTAATTCTTACGGTGAAAGCAAAAAAACGCTGGCAGCTTTGAAAGCGGTTGATTTCCTTGTCACTTGCGATTATTGGCTGACCCCTACGGCCATGCTTTCAGACTATGTCCTGCCAATTGCCGGATCTTTCGAACGCCCAACCATTACTTCGACCTACGGCTGCTCCGATTTCTTAATGTGTTCACAACGGGCCATCCAACCGATGTATGAACGTCGTACGGACTTTGAATTCTGGCGTGACCTAGGGATAAAACTGGGTCAAAAGGAACATTGGCCTTGGGAAACTTTAGAGGATGCTTATTTATATCGTATTAAAGGTCTAGGGTATGGAGTAGAAAGCTACGACGAGTTTGTAGAGAACTATCGGTTCCACTTCCCTGAACGAGAATACTTCAAGTACAAATCAAGAGGGGGTTTTGCTACTCCTTCGGGTAAAGTAGAACTTTATTCCAGTGTTCTTGAAGAATTGGGCTATCCGCCACTGCCGCAATATATTGGCCCTACCGAAAATGAAATTGATAATCCAGAACTAGCCAAGGAATATCCATTGGTTTTAACGACAGGGGCAGGCGTTATGCCTTTCCATCATTCCGAACATTTCCAGGTCAAAGAATTACGGTTCCTGCGTCATGAACCCCATATGCAAATCAATCCAGACTCAGCAGCAGAATATGGAATCCAAGAAGGGGATTGGGTCTGGATCGAAACGAAGCGAGGACGAATTAAACAGAAAGCCAACCTCACCGAAGGAATACGCCCAGGAACCGTATTTACAGAACGGGGTTGGTGGTACCCTGAACGCGATATGTGTGATCCGGAACTCGGAGGTTGTCTCGAATCCAATACCAATGTGTTAACAAGTACCGCAGACGAAGATTGTGATCCAATGAGTGGAAGCTGGGCGAACAGAGGCTTATTATGCAAAGTTTATAAAGTAGACGGCGCAGACAGAACGGAGGCTAGATAA
- a CDS encoding 4Fe-4S dicluster domain-containing protein has translation MARYAMVIDTRKCTGCQSCTVACRVNNELPIDMIYNPVPTYGPKGKFPNVHMVHVPLLCMHCGNSPCVDACPTGASQQREDGIVWVDENKCVGCKACVMACPYGARIPNPAKGTVQKCNFCKDDRVDQGKVPYCVQTCHQKARVFGDIEDKNSEVYKLVNGTKTVGRLLEELGTEPYVYYLY, from the coding sequence GTGGCACGTTATGCAATGGTAATTGATACGCGTAAATGTACCGGCTGTCAATCCTGTACAGTTGCTTGTCGAGTTAATAATGAACTTCCGATAGATATGATTTATAATCCGGTACCGACGTATGGTCCTAAAGGTAAATTTCCAAATGTTCATATGGTCCATGTTCCTTTATTGTGCATGCATTGCGGTAATTCGCCTTGCGTAGATGCCTGCCCAACCGGTGCTTCCCAACAGCGTGAGGATGGGATTGTCTGGGTTGATGAGAACAAGTGCGTAGGCTGTAAGGCCTGCGTAATGGCTTGTCCTTACGGAGCACGTATCCCGAATCCAGCTAAAGGAACAGTCCAAAAATGCAATTTTTGTAAAGATGACCGGGTCGATCAAGGAAAAGTACCTTATTGTGTCCAAACCTGCCACCAAAAAGCACGTGTTTTCGGAGATATTGAAGATAAAAACAGTGAAGTCTATAAATTGGTCAATGGTACGAAAACGGTAGGGCGCTTGCTTGAAGAGCTCGGAACTGAGCCCTACGTATATTATCTTTATTGA
- the nrfD gene encoding NrfD/PsrC family molybdoenzyme membrane anchor subunit, translating to MSHKHETWGWMLACDFFFAGMGAAMLLYAGIAELFMLNGNLSTLGLFAAPIFIAAGAGLLVLELGRPLQALRVFINPKAILTFGAWNMSIAIVAGLLLATSWVDVFPWFGIVGLRKVLAIICIISGFIVATYPGVLLARHKSRPFWNGPGMMVIFLTSSLLTGISAFIICGLISEASIIVYTVFPNLAAALCAFQLIVWVGYLWIKSTGTTEREANAVKRWTSGNFAGPFKYGFVLVGTIVPLILYLVPNAIFIEVAGFLAILGGLLMRNLVVYAGQDRTWLPGEEKYRAALPCGDEAFLKKVWTKQI from the coding sequence ATGAGCCATAAACATGAAACTTGGGGTTGGATGTTAGCTTGTGACTTCTTTTTTGCAGGAATGGGTGCAGCTATGCTGCTATATGCCGGAATTGCCGAGCTATTTATGTTAAACGGCAATCTATCTACACTGGGCCTTTTTGCAGCTCCTATTTTTATTGCCGCAGGAGCCGGCTTATTAGTTTTGGAGTTAGGAAGACCTTTACAGGCCTTGCGCGTTTTCATCAATCCAAAGGCCATTTTGACCTTTGGAGCCTGGAATATGTCGATTGCCATTGTTGCAGGGTTGCTTTTAGCAACCAGCTGGGTTGATGTATTTCCTTGGTTTGGCATTGTTGGACTGCGTAAAGTGTTGGCGATTATTTGTATCATCTCGGGATTTATCGTTGCAACCTATCCCGGTGTTTTACTAGCACGTCATAAATCACGTCCTTTCTGGAATGGACCCGGAATGATGGTTATATTTTTAACCTCTTCCTTGTTAACTGGAATATCTGCTTTTATTATCTGTGGTTTGATTAGTGAAGCTTCTATCATTGTCTATACGGTATTCCCCAACCTAGCTGCAGCATTATGTGCCTTCCAACTCATCGTCTGGGTGGGCTACCTCTGGATTAAGAGTACAGGGACGACAGAAAGAGAAGCCAATGCTGTTAAAAGATGGACGAGCGGTAACTTTGCAGGACCTTTCAAATACGGATTTGTTTTGGTCGGTACAATCGTACCCCTGATCTTATATCTAGTCCCCAACGCTATTTTCATAGAGGTCGCCGGATTTTTAGCAATTCTAGGTGGATTACTCATGCGTAACTTGGTTGTTTATGCAGGCCAGGATAGGACTTGGCTGCCGGGTGAGGAAAAATATCGGGCGGCATTACCCTGCGGTGATGAGGCATTCTTAAAAAAAGTTTGGACTAAACAGATTTAG
- a CDS encoding radical SAM protein, translated as MQQNENLTILNHTESVCPICLKVVKADIYASGKEVFMEKSCPEHGSLTSYLWPDVEHYEWVNNFHLPSTPPHSPIPSKEGCPNDCGLCKAHLRHPTLVEIEVTERCNLRCPVCFMAADEFRASPDPSLQAIEAKFKYILKNTNTETSIQLTGGEPTTRKDLPDIVRLGREIGFNAIEINSNGVVIGQNLDYIKKLADAGISGIYLQFDGLTPSVYKTIRGKDLLETKLQAIKNCREAGVQVVLAMTVIEGTNEDQMGDVLQFALQNRDVIVGIAYQPAFGSGRFNVSMHKRLTMGDVIFMLAKQSQGLIEPYDFWPLGCSHPLCSCSTYLVEDKGQLQPLSRRLTRQEYIQSFNPGSPQGSVFADIAANKYPDLKPGLSILIENYMDAMNMDLQKLKECSMIVAGKNGGLIPFCVYQLTNIEGKKQSELSLPAGNSK; from the coding sequence ATGCAGCAAAATGAGAATTTGACCATCCTAAATCATACAGAAAGTGTTTGTCCGATATGCTTGAAAGTTGTTAAGGCAGACATTTATGCCAGCGGCAAGGAAGTCTTCATGGAAAAGTCGTGTCCGGAACATGGATCGTTAACATCATATCTCTGGCCGGATGTTGAGCACTATGAATGGGTGAATAATTTTCATTTGCCATCCACACCTCCACATTCTCCAATTCCCAGCAAGGAAGGATGTCCAAATGATTGTGGGTTATGCAAGGCTCACCTTCGCCATCCGACTTTAGTTGAAATTGAAGTAACGGAACGCTGCAACTTGCGCTGTCCAGTTTGTTTTATGGCTGCTGATGAATTTCGTGCATCACCGGATCCTTCACTCCAAGCCATTGAAGCAAAGTTTAAGTATATCCTGAAGAATACCAATACGGAAACAAGCATTCAGCTGACCGGCGGTGAACCGACGACACGCAAGGATTTGCCTGATATTGTCCGTTTGGGACGGGAAATTGGTTTTAATGCCATCGAAATCAATTCAAACGGCGTGGTCATCGGACAGAATCTCGATTATATAAAAAAACTTGCGGATGCAGGAATCAGCGGAATTTATCTGCAGTTTGACGGGTTAACGCCGTCGGTTTACAAAACGATTCGTGGGAAGGATTTGCTGGAAACTAAACTCCAGGCTATTAAAAATTGCCGGGAGGCCGGTGTTCAAGTCGTTTTGGCAATGACCGTCATTGAAGGAACAAATGAAGACCAAATGGGCGACGTCTTACAATTTGCTTTGCAGAATAGAGACGTTATCGTCGGTATTGCGTATCAGCCTGCGTTTGGCTCCGGCCGCTTTAATGTCTCCATGCATAAGCGTCTGACGATGGGGGATGTCATCTTTATGCTTGCAAAGCAGAGCCAGGGATTGATTGAACCGTATGACTTCTGGCCTTTAGGATGTTCACATCCTTTATGCTCTTGTTCGACTTATCTTGTTGAGGATAAAGGTCAGCTTCAACCCTTAAGCCGCAGGCTGACACGTCAAGAGTACATTCAGTCGTTTAATCCAGGCAGCCCGCAAGGTTCGGTTTTTGCGGACATTGCCGCGAATAAATATCCAGATTTAAAACCCGGATTATCGATCTTGATTGAGAATTATATGGATGCCATGAATATGGATCTTCAAAAATTAAAAGAGTGCAGCATGATTGTAGCCGGCAAAAACGGGGGGTTAATTCCTTTCTGCGTATACCAGCTTACCAATATTGAGGGAAAGAAGCAGAGTGAATTAAGCTTGCCTGCAGGTAATTCAAAATGA